One part of the Schistocerca piceifrons isolate TAMUIC-IGC-003096 chromosome 2, iqSchPice1.1, whole genome shotgun sequence genome encodes these proteins:
- the LOC124776285 gene encoding isocitrate dehydrogenase [NADP] cytoplasmic, whose product MGKIPAGPVVDILGDEMTRIIWDLIKDKLILPFLDIELHTYDLGIENRDKTDDQVTVDCANAIKKYNVGIKCATITPDEKRVEEFKLKKMWKSPNGTIRNILGGTVFREAIICKNIPRLVTGWEKPIIIGRHAHADQYKATDFVVPGPGKLELKWVPSSGEGDNTITHVVHDFKGAGVALGMFNTDESIIAFAHSSFKYALDRGYPLYLSTKNTILKKYDGRFKDIFQEIYDKEYKSKFEAKGIWYEHRLIDDMVAYAMKSEGGFVWACKNYDGDVQSDSVAQGYGSLGLMTSVLVCPDGKTVEAEAAHGTVTRHFRFYQQGKETSTNPIASIFAWTRGLIHRAKLDNNEALKNFAQTLEEVCIETIESGFMTKDLAICIKGMANVKRSDYLDTFEFMDKLAENLKKKVAL is encoded by the coding sequence ATGGGTAAGATACCAGCCGGGCCAGTAGTTGACATCCTGGGCGATGAAATGACGAGGATCATTTGGGACCTTATAAAAGACAAACTCATTCTCCCTTTCCTAGATATTGAACTGCATACGTACGATCTTGGTATTGAAAATCGTGACAAGACGGACGACCAAGTGACAGTTGATTGTGCTAATGCAATTAAAAAATATAATGTAGGTATTAAGTGTGCGACCATTACACCGGATGAAAAGCGGGTAGAAGAATTCAAGTTAAAGAAAATGTGGAAATCCCCTAATGGAACAATTCGAAATATTCTGGGTGGTACTGTTTTCCGTGAGGCCATAATTTGCAAGAACATTCCGCGCCTTGTTACCGGCTGGGAGAAACCAATAATTATTGGGCGTCATGCCCATGCAGATCAGTATAAAGCAACAGACTTTGTTGTCCCAGGTCCAGGAAAGCTCGAACTGAAGTGGGTTCCGAGCTCTGGAGAAGGTGACAATACAATAACCCATGTTGTGCATGATTTTAAAGGCGCCGGCGTTGCGTTAGGTATGTTTAACACCGACGAATCAATTATAGCTTTCGCTCATTCCTCGTTCAAGTATGCGCTGGATCGTGGATACCCTCTTTATTTAAGTACAAAGAATACTATACTGAAGAAATATGATGGACGGTTCAAAGATATCTTCCAGGAAATATATGACAAGGAATACAAATCAAAATTTGAAGCCAAAGGTATTTGGTACGAACATAGACTTATTGATGATATGGTTGCATATGCAATGAAATCAGAAGGTGGCTTTGTTTGGGCTTGCAAGAACTATGATGGTGATGTGCAGTCAGATTCTGTAGCACAGGGCTACGGTTCTCTGGGATTAATGACATCAGTGCTTGTTTGCCCTGATGGAAAAACGGTTGAAGCTGAGGCAGCCCATGGTACAGTAACAAGACATTTCCGTTTCTATCAACAAGGCAAAGAAACTTCTACCAACCCAATTGCATCAATATTTGCATGGACCCGTGGTCTCATTCATCGTGCCAAACTAGATAACAATGAGGCCTTGAAGAACTTTGCCCAAACCCTTGAAGAGGTTTGTATAGAAACAATTGAATCAGGATTCATGACAAAGGATCTGGCTATATGTATAAAAGGTATGGCGAACGTCAAGAGATCTGATTATTTGGACACATTTGAATTCATGGACAAGCTGGCAGAAAATCTGAAGAAGAAAGTTGCATTATGA